TAGGCAAATCCACCTTATTAAATAAAATTTTAGGGCAAAAAATTTCCATTACTTCACGCAAAGCACAAACTACCCGCCATCGTATTGTAGGTATTCATACGGAAGGAGCATACCAAGCCATTTATGTGGATACACCGGGGCTACATATTGAGGAAAAACGTGCCATTAATCGCTTAATGAATCGAGCAGCAAGCAGTGCTATTGGCGATGTGGATCTCATTATTTTTGTAGTGGACGGTACACATTGGAATGATGATGACGAAATGGTGCTAAATAAACTACGCAAAACAAACCCCCCTGTGTTATTGGCAATTAACAAAATTGATAATGTAAAAAATAAAGATGAATTACTTCCCTTTATTAGCCAATTAACCGAAAAATTTCCTTTTGCTTATGTTGTGCCTATTTCCGCTCAACGGGGCAAAAATGTACAGGAAATAGAAAATATTGTGCGTAAAACCCTACGTCCCGGTATTCATCATTTCCCTGAAGATTATGTTACTGACCGTTCCCAACGCTTTATGGCATCAGAAATTATTCGTGAAAAATTAATGCGTTTTACTGGCGAGGAATTACCTTATTCGGTAACCGTTGAAATTGAACAATTTAAAGTTAATGAACGTGGTATTTATGAAATTAATGGCTTAATTCTGGTTGAACGAGAAGGACAGAAAAAAATGGTCATTGGGCGTGGAGGGCAAAAAATCAAAACTATCGGCACTGAGGCACGTCAAGATATGCAACGTTTATTTGACGCAAAAGTCCATTTAGAATTATGGGTTAAAGTCAAATCTGGCTGGGCTGATGACGAACGTGCCTTAAGAAGTTTAGGCTATATGGATAATTAACCCCTCAATATTGTTTACTCGCAAATAAGCCACAACTTTGTTGCCAAATAACCTCGGCAATTTGTTGTGGCGATTCTGTTCTTAATTGACACAACGCCATAAAAATTTGATTAATTCGCTCAGGACGATTAACTTGCCCTTGGAAGCCAAAAACAGGCATATCAGGACTATCCGTTTCTAACAATAAACAGTCTAACGGCAATTTTGCCATAGTTTGACGGGTTTTATTGGCTCGTTGATAAGTAATTGTTCCACCAACACCAATCTTATAACCTAAATCAACAAAACGCTTTGCTTGCTGATAACTGCCCGCAAAACCATGGATAACCCCTGTGATGGTTAAATCAGCCCTTTTTAAGAAAGGGACA
Above is a window of Volucribacter amazonae DNA encoding:
- the era gene encoding GTPase Era; translated protein: MTEQQTYCGFIAIVGRPNVGKSTLLNKILGQKISITSRKAQTTRHRIVGIHTEGAYQAIYVDTPGLHIEEKRAINRLMNRAASSAIGDVDLIIFVVDGTHWNDDDEMVLNKLRKTNPPVLLAINKIDNVKNKDELLPFISQLTEKFPFAYVVPISAQRGKNVQEIENIVRKTLRPGIHHFPEDYVTDRSQRFMASEIIREKLMRFTGEELPYSVTVEIEQFKVNERGIYEINGLILVEREGQKKMVIGRGGQKIKTIGTEARQDMQRLFDAKVHLELWVKVKSGWADDERALRSLGYMDN